In Syngnathoides biaculeatus isolate LvHL_M chromosome 5, ASM1980259v1, whole genome shotgun sequence, the following are encoded in one genomic region:
- the LOC133501210 gene encoding proteasome subunit alpha type-2, with protein MAERGYSFSLTTFSPSGKLVQIEYALAAVAAGAPSVGIKASNGVVLATEKKQKSILYDEQSVHKVEPITKHIGMVYSGMGPDYRVLVRRARKLAQQYFLVYQEPIPTGQLVQRVASVMQEYTQSGGVRPFGVSLLIAGWDEDQPYLFQSDPSGAYFAWKATAMGKNYVNGKTFLEKRYNNDLELEDAIHTAILTLKESFEGQMTEENIEVGICNEAGFKRLTPAEVKDYLAAIA; from the exons atGGCGGAACGCGGATACAGTTTCTCTTTGACCACATTTAG CCCTTCTGGTAAACTGGTACAGATTGAATATGCACTAGCTGCTGTCGCTGCTGGAGCCCCTTCAGTCGGTATTAAAG CTTCCAACGGAGTTGTCCTGGCAACAGAAAAGAAACAGAAGTCTATTCTGTATGATGAGCAGAGTGTTCACAAAGTAGAGCCCATCACCAAGCATATAGGCATGGTGTACAGTGGCATGGGGCCTGACTACAG GGTTTTGGTCCGACGAGCCAGGAAGTTGGCACAACAGTACTTCCTTGTATACCAAGAACCAATCCCCACTGGCCAGCTTGTACAGCGAGTGGCATCTGTAATGCAGGAATACACACAGTCTGG CGGCGTGCGTCCATTTGGGGTGTCATTGTTGATAGCTGGATGGGATGAAGACCAGCCCTACTTGTTCCAATCAGATCCCTCA GGGGCATATTTTGCATGGAAAGCCACAGCGATGGGAAAGAACTACGTTAACGGAAAAACATTCCTTGAGAAAAG GTATAACAATGATTTAGAATTGGAAGATGCCATCCACACAGCCATCCTGACATTAAAG GAGAGTTTTGAAGGTCAGATGACTGAGGAGAACATCGAGGTTGGCATCTGCAACGAGGCCGGCTTTAAGAGACTCACCCCGGCAGAAGTGAAAGACTACCTGGCAGCCATTGCATGA
- the mrpl32 gene encoding 39S ribosomal protein L32, mitochondrial, which translates to MMNLAALLHSLRCSLLHLQNRLMQGGGIERQLVPALAVNGPSLLPHIEEQQLEEGPRWERPPGVLDSILWMAAPKKRRTIEVNRTRRRAESKLIKVKLNIEPCPECGHLKQKHILCGFCYAKVCKETALIRHQIKAMEGGPLGAPTVETVVLYADETPSEQDKDKRIVERPRKRPAWFSQ; encoded by the exons ATGATGAATTTGGCTGCATTATTGCACAGTTTAAGATGCTCCTTGCTACACCTCCAGAATAGACTCATGCAGGGAGGAGGAATAGAACGACAGCTGG TTCCAGCTCTAGCAGTTAATGGACCTAGCCTGCTGCCTCATATCGAGGAGCAGCAACTAGAGGAGGGTCCGCGCTGGGAGCGACCCCCCGGTGTTCTGGACAGCATATTGTGGATGGCCGCACCGAAGAAGAGGCGCACTATCGAGGTCAACCGAACAAGGAGGAGGGCAGAGAGCAAACTTATCAAAGTCAAG CTAAACATTGAGCCATGTCCAGAGTGCGGCCACTTGAAGCAGAAACACATCCTGTGTGGCTTCTGTTATGCTAAAGTGTGCAAGGAGACTGCTCTAATCCGTCATCAAATTAAAGCAATGGAGGGTGGTCCTCTCGGTGCCCCAACAGTGGAGACCGTTGTCTTGTACGCGGATGAAACGCCGAGCGAGCAGGACAAAGACAAGAGAATAGTGGAGAGACCCAGGAAGCGGCCAGCCTGGTTCAGCCAGTAA
- the ccdc127a gene encoding coiled-coil domain-containing protein 127a: MNNLNDPPRWNIQPDPRERGEGGTDGNQWNYALLVPMLGLAAFRWIWTRESEREIEKVKTKYNKDVFLVKSELESRYEETLTERRRAVAALELELEKERQRVKGYKQAMISQSHLLVEERKRLQQEREWLEKEKQSYIKSGAGKAVLHQAVEQQTEWFQRAIATLRELEAQLVERQNAYCSLFLPRDKRLEMERNMLLKAVKDPVTDDLDLEADLKDIFNRDKHCANLMNMDKKKNGSLMWVYLKYWHLHVTVQKHMRTEAAIRGEDIEPSKK; the protein is encoded by the exons ATGAACAACCTGAATGACCCTCCAAGATGGAACATTCAACCAGACCCAAGAGAAAGGGGGGAAGGAGGCACAGATGGCAACCAGTGGAACTATGCTCTGCTGGTGCCTATGCTGGGACTGGCTGCATTTC GTTGGATCTGGACCCGGGAGTCTGAAAGAGAGATTGAGAAGGTCAAAACAAAGTATAACAAGGATGTGTTTTTGGTAAAAAGTGAGTTGGAGTCACGATACGAGGAGACATTAACAGAGAGGCGCCGAGCAGTGGCTGCCTTGGAGCTGGAGCTTGAGAAGGAGAGACAGAGGGTGAAGGGCTACAAGCAGGCCATGATCTCCCAGAGCCATCTTTTGGTAGAAGAACGGAAACGTTTACAGCAG GAGCGTGAGTGGTTGGAGAAAGAGAAACAAAGTTATATCAAGTCTGGAGCTGGAAAGGCTGTGCTGCATCAAGCCGTGGAACAACAGACTGAGTGGTTCCAGAGAGCCATCGCCACACTGCGAGAGCTCGAGGCTCAACTTGTGGAGCGTCAGAATGCCTACTGTTCTCTATTCCTGCCTCGAGACAAGCGCCTGGAGATGGAGAGAAACATGCTGCTGAAGGCCGTCAAAGACCCTGTCACGGATGACCTTGATCTAGAGGCCGATCtaaaagatatttttaataGGGATAAGCATTGTGCGAACTTGATGAACATGGATAAGAAAAAGAACGGAAGTCTCATGTGGGTGTATCTGAAGTACTGGCACTTGCATGTCACTGTTCAGAAACACATGAGAACTGAGGCGGCCATTCGAGGGGAAGACATTGAGCCatcaaaaaaatga